The proteins below are encoded in one region of Nocardioides marmorisolisilvae:
- the ftsW gene encoding putative lipid II flippase FtsW encodes MSVTTQLRARAGLPPVVSARVDALREALGRPLSTYYLLLGSSGMLLGIGLLMVLSASSVYSFENYHNSYYIFLKQLTWVVLAVPFAFAATRLPDRWLRLVAWPAVLLSVVLLALTQTSLGHAVNGNRNWLALGPLSLQPSEIAKLAIILWSADVYARKEKLLHSWVHTIVPVVPVVGMISGLVVLEHDLGTALVLFAIMLGMLWIVGAPARLFVLSFSFVGVLAFFLATTNRERRLRLTSFLNPFQDFQGAGWQAGHGLLGMASGGLLGKGLGASQQKWGNLPEAHTDFIFAVLGEELGLVGTLLVLALFACLAYASVRLAIQTTEPFVRYVTAGVTIWLMAQMMINVGMVLALLPVIGIPLPLVSYGGSALLPSLVAIGLLVGFARRQPEAAAALRDKKRARRHGRGVSGLNAGPGSGSGPR; translated from the coding sequence GTGAGCGTCACCACGCAGCTGCGGGCGCGGGCCGGGCTGCCGCCCGTGGTGAGCGCCCGGGTCGATGCCTTGCGCGAGGCACTGGGCCGGCCGCTCTCGACGTACTACCTGCTCCTCGGCAGCTCCGGGATGCTGCTCGGCATCGGCCTGCTGATGGTGCTCAGCGCCTCGAGCGTCTACTCCTTCGAGAACTACCACAACAGCTACTACATCTTCCTCAAGCAGCTGACCTGGGTGGTCCTGGCGGTCCCGTTCGCGTTCGCCGCGACCCGGCTGCCCGACCGCTGGCTGCGGTTGGTCGCCTGGCCAGCGGTGCTGCTCTCGGTCGTGCTGCTGGCCCTGACCCAGACCTCGCTGGGTCACGCGGTCAACGGCAACCGCAACTGGCTGGCGCTCGGCCCATTGAGCCTGCAGCCCTCCGAGATCGCGAAGCTCGCGATCATCCTCTGGTCGGCCGACGTCTACGCCCGCAAGGAGAAGCTGCTCCACTCCTGGGTGCACACGATCGTCCCCGTCGTGCCCGTTGTCGGGATGATCTCCGGCCTGGTCGTCCTCGAGCACGACCTCGGTACGGCGCTGGTGCTGTTCGCGATCATGCTCGGCATGCTCTGGATCGTCGGTGCCCCGGCCCGATTGTTCGTGCTGTCGTTCTCCTTCGTCGGTGTGCTGGCGTTCTTCCTGGCCACCACCAACCGAGAGCGACGGCTGCGGTTGACCAGCTTCCTCAACCCGTTCCAGGACTTCCAGGGTGCGGGCTGGCAGGCCGGCCACGGCCTGCTCGGCATGGCCAGCGGCGGCCTGCTCGGCAAGGGGCTGGGCGCGAGCCAGCAGAAGTGGGGCAACCTCCCCGAGGCCCACACCGACTTCATCTTCGCGGTTCTCGGCGAGGAGCTCGGCCTGGTCGGGACTCTGCTGGTCCTGGCCCTGTTCGCCTGCCTGGCCTACGCGTCGGTACGGCTGGCGATCCAGACCACCGAGCCGTTCGTGCGCTACGTGACCGCAGGTGTCACCATCTGGTTGATGGCCCAGATGATGATCAACGTCGGGATGGTGCTGGCCCTGCTGCCGGTGATCGGGATCCCGCTCCCGCTGGTGTCGTACGGCGGCTCCGCGCTGTTGCCCTCCTTGGTGGCGATCGGGTTGTTGGTCGGGTTCGCCCGACGACAGCCCGAGGCCGCCGCGGCGCTGCGGGACAAGAAGCGTGCCCGGCGCCACGGCCGCGGTGTCTCGGGACTGAACGCCGGACCGGGCAGCGGGTCAGGACCTCGATGA
- the murG gene encoding undecaprenyldiphospho-muramoylpentapeptide beta-N-acetylglucosaminyltransferase, whose product MTRVLLAGGGSAGHTSPLLATADALRRREPDLAVTALGTARGLETRLVPAAGYPLELVPPVPLPRRPSAELLRVPGRVLAARRAAIEVVDRVRPDVVVGFGGYVSVPAYLAARKRGIPLVVHEGNALAGLANKLGARLTEHVATSFPDTRLPHATYVGLPIRRMISTLDRAALRESGRSELGLEADRPTLLVTGGSQGARRLNEAVLAAAPELRGAGVQVLHVVGPQNTVEAPSAAGAPYVVVPYVDRMDLAYAAADLVLCRAGSNTVTEVAATGLPAVFVPLPHGNGEQALNARPVVDAGGGLLVADEELTPERVRRLVPLVLDADRLGAMSRAAAGLIRRDADDRLATMILAAR is encoded by the coding sequence ATGACGCGGGTGCTTCTCGCCGGCGGCGGCTCGGCGGGGCACACCTCCCCGCTGCTCGCCACGGCCGACGCGCTCCGGCGACGCGAGCCGGACCTGGCGGTGACCGCCCTGGGCACCGCGCGCGGGTTGGAGACGAGGTTGGTGCCCGCCGCGGGCTACCCGCTCGAGTTGGTGCCTCCGGTGCCGCTGCCCAGGCGCCCGAGTGCCGAGCTGCTGCGGGTGCCGGGCCGGGTCCTGGCTGCCCGCCGTGCGGCGATCGAGGTGGTCGACCGGGTCCGGCCGGACGTGGTGGTGGGCTTCGGCGGGTACGTCTCGGTGCCGGCGTACCTTGCCGCGCGCAAGCGTGGGATCCCGCTGGTGGTACATGAGGGCAACGCCCTCGCCGGCCTCGCCAACAAGCTGGGTGCCCGCCTCACCGAGCATGTGGCCACCAGCTTCCCGGACACCCGGCTGCCGCACGCGACCTACGTCGGGCTGCCGATCCGGCGGATGATCTCGACGCTCGACCGGGCGGCGCTGCGGGAGTCCGGCCGCAGCGAGCTCGGCCTGGAGGCCGACCGACCGACCCTGCTGGTGACCGGCGGGTCGCAGGGCGCTCGCCGTCTCAACGAGGCGGTCCTGGCCGCGGCACCAGAGCTCCGTGGGGCCGGAGTGCAGGTGCTGCACGTGGTGGGCCCGCAGAACACCGTCGAGGCGCCGAGCGCTGCGGGCGCGCCCTACGTCGTGGTGCCCTACGTCGACCGGATGGACCTCGCCTATGCGGCGGCCGACCTCGTGCTCTGTCGGGCCGGGAGCAACACCGTCACGGAGGTGGCCGCGACCGGTCTGCCGGCCGTGTTCGTCCCGCTCCCGCACGGCAACGGCGAGCAGGCGCTCAACGCCCGTCCCGTCGTCGATGCCGGCGGCGGGCTGCTGGTGGCCGACGAGGAGCTGACTCCGGAGCGAGTACGCCGGCTGGTGCCGCTGGTGCTCGACGCGGATCGCCTCGGCGCCATGTCACGAGCCGCCGCCGGACTGATCCGCCGCGACGCCGACGACCGGCTCGCCACGATGATCCTGGCTGCCCGATGA
- the murC gene encoding UDP-N-acetylmuramate--L-alanine ligase, which translates to MKVPVPDSLLPAEELGRVHFVGIGGAGLSGIARIMLARGLEVSGSDAKESRAVEALRALGARCYVGHAAEQVRDADTVVVSTAVRDDNPEVLEALRLGLRLLPRSAALESVMQGRRVVAVAGTHGKTTTTSLLTVALQHCGADPSFAIGGELNETGSNAHDGSGEIFVAEADESDGAFLVYSPYAALVTNVEADHLDNYGTEEAYRAAFVTFLDRIDAGGFLVACVDDPGAADLAALARARGIRVVSVGESEAAEVRAENLRFEGRTSTFAVVDRGRRLGEVTLQIPGRHYVLDALAALACGMRLGFGFGDFARGLAAFTGTRRRMELKGEAAGVRVYDSYAHHPREIAGDLQAARALAGEGRILVAFQPHMVSRTRIFGREMGVALGAADEVVVMDVYVAREDPVPGVTGALVANAVPLSAEHVVFEPSWSATAGHLLERARPGDVVLTLGAGDVTLLGPQLLAALAALEQGS; encoded by the coding sequence ATGAAGGTCCCCGTCCCCGACAGCCTGCTCCCCGCCGAGGAGCTTGGACGCGTGCACTTCGTGGGCATCGGCGGCGCCGGGCTGTCCGGGATCGCCCGCATCATGCTCGCCCGCGGCCTCGAGGTCTCCGGCAGTGACGCGAAGGAGTCGCGCGCGGTGGAGGCGCTGCGCGCCCTGGGCGCGAGGTGCTACGTCGGGCACGCCGCCGAGCAGGTCCGTGACGCGGACACCGTCGTCGTCTCGACCGCGGTGCGCGACGACAACCCCGAGGTGCTCGAGGCGCTGCGCCTGGGTCTGCGGCTGCTGCCGCGCTCGGCCGCGCTGGAGTCGGTCATGCAGGGGCGCCGCGTCGTCGCCGTGGCGGGCACGCACGGGAAGACCACGACCACCTCGCTGCTGACGGTGGCACTGCAGCACTGCGGCGCCGACCCGTCCTTCGCGATCGGCGGAGAGCTCAACGAGACCGGCTCGAATGCCCATGACGGCTCGGGGGAGATCTTCGTGGCCGAGGCCGACGAGAGCGACGGCGCCTTCCTCGTCTATTCGCCCTACGCCGCGCTGGTGACCAACGTCGAGGCCGACCACCTCGACAACTACGGTACGGAGGAGGCCTACCGGGCGGCTTTCGTCACCTTCTTGGACCGGATCGACGCGGGCGGCTTCCTGGTCGCGTGCGTCGACGACCCGGGTGCCGCCGATCTCGCCGCGCTCGCTCGCGCGCGGGGGATCCGGGTGGTCTCGGTGGGGGAGTCCGAGGCGGCCGAGGTCCGCGCAGAGAACCTGCGCTTCGAAGGCCGCACGTCGACGTTCGCCGTGGTCGACCGGGGTCGTCGGCTGGGCGAGGTCACGCTGCAGATCCCGGGCCGCCACTACGTTCTCGACGCGCTCGCGGCCCTGGCCTGCGGGATGCGCCTGGGATTCGGCTTCGGCGACTTCGCTCGTGGACTGGCGGCGTTCACCGGCACCCGTCGCCGGATGGAGCTGAAGGGCGAGGCCGCCGGCGTACGCGTCTATGACAGCTATGCGCACCACCCCCGAGAGATCGCTGGGGACCTCCAGGCGGCCCGCGCACTGGCCGGTGAGGGCCGGATCCTGGTGGCCTTCCAGCCCCACATGGTCTCGCGCACCCGGATCTTCGGACGCGAGATGGGCGTCGCGCTCGGGGCCGCGGACGAGGTCGTGGTGATGGACGTGTACGTCGCCCGCGAGGACCCGGTCCCGGGGGTGACGGGGGCGCTGGTCGCGAACGCCGTACCGCTGTCGGCCGAGCACGTCGTCTTCGAGCCCTCGTGGTCGGCCACGGCCGGCCACCTGCTCGAGCGGGCCCGACCCGGTGACGTGGTGCTGACTCTCGGTGCCGGAGACGTGACCTTGCTGGGGCCGCAGCTGCTCGCGGCGCTGGCGGCGCTGGAACAGGGGAGCTGA
- a CDS encoding cell division protein FtsQ/DivIB — translation MGISLRSRKPPRPAVDLVRKRHGRRLRGRARLVVGLVVLLALVIGGGWLVLFSSVLTAEKVTVTGVTSLSPVRVRHQAQVPIGRPLARLDLAAIQARVENIGDVAHAEVSRSWPHTVHIAITQRTPVAVVDRGNGLQQVDAGGVLFGKVAHRPAGLPLIKAAPSMRSTALAEAGTVAAALPHALARRVSYLQLQSPDDIVLLLRDGRTVVWGSAADSSQKAQVAVVLLRRPVHQVDVSVPGRPTTR, via the coding sequence GTGGGTATCTCATTGCGGAGCAGGAAGCCGCCGCGCCCGGCCGTGGACCTCGTCCGGAAGCGACACGGACGGCGGCTGCGTGGCCGAGCCCGGCTGGTGGTGGGCCTCGTCGTGCTGCTCGCGCTCGTCATCGGCGGGGGCTGGCTGGTGCTGTTCTCCTCGGTGCTCACCGCCGAGAAGGTGACAGTCACCGGCGTCACCAGCCTCAGTCCCGTGCGGGTGAGACACCAGGCCCAGGTGCCGATCGGCCGCCCGCTCGCGCGCTTGGACCTGGCGGCGATCCAGGCCCGGGTGGAGAACATCGGTGACGTCGCGCATGCCGAGGTCTCCCGCTCCTGGCCGCACACCGTGCACATCGCGATCACCCAACGGACGCCGGTGGCCGTCGTCGACCGCGGCAACGGGCTGCAGCAGGTCGACGCCGGCGGCGTGCTGTTCGGGAAGGTCGCTCACCGGCCGGCCGGGCTGCCGTTGATCAAGGCCGCCCCGTCGATGAGGTCCACTGCCCTGGCCGAGGCAGGCACCGTGGCGGCAGCGCTCCCACACGCGCTGGCGCGCCGCGTCTCCTACCTGCAGCTGCAGAGTCCCGACGACATCGTGCTGCTGCTCCGCGACGGACGGACGGTGGTCTGGGGGAGTGCGGCCGACTCCAGCCAGAAGGCACAGGTCGCGGTGGTGCTGTTGCGCCGCCCGGTCCATCAGGTCGACGTGAGTGTCCCCGGCCGCCCCACCACGCGCTGA
- the ftsZ gene encoding cell division protein FtsZ — protein sequence MAAPQNYLAVIKVVGIGGGGVNAVNRMIEVGLRGVEFIAINTDAQALLMSDADVKLDIGRELTRGLGAGANPDVGARAAEDHAEEIEEVLKGADMVFVTAGEGGGTGTGGAPVVAKIARSLGALTIGVVTRPFAFEGRRRATSAEDGIATLREEVDTLIVIPNDKLLSISDRSVSMLDAFKQADQVLLQGVSGITDLITTPGLINLDFADVKSVMSNAGSALMGIGSARGDNRAVEAAELAVSSPLLEESIDGAQGVLLSIAGGSDLGLFEINEAAAMVQEAVHADANIIFGATIDDALGDEVRVTVIAAGFEGGRPKRRDGASGLQRTPAAQAKPQSQEETRAAARAVAEQRSAPEAQRPGPQQPAAQPAPEREPVPVGASAPAGSRPQPSSNGPKFDDDLDVPDFLK from the coding sequence GTGGCAGCACCACAGAACTACCTGGCCGTGATCAAGGTCGTGGGTATCGGTGGAGGTGGAGTCAACGCCGTCAACCGGATGATCGAGGTCGGTCTGCGAGGCGTCGAGTTCATTGCCATCAACACCGATGCGCAGGCACTCCTGATGAGCGACGCCGACGTCAAGCTCGACATCGGCCGCGAGCTGACCCGGGGCCTCGGCGCCGGGGCCAACCCGGATGTCGGTGCCCGCGCCGCCGAGGACCACGCCGAGGAGATCGAGGAGGTGCTCAAGGGCGCCGACATGGTCTTCGTCACCGCCGGCGAAGGCGGCGGCACCGGCACCGGTGGCGCTCCGGTCGTGGCCAAGATCGCCCGCTCACTCGGTGCCCTGACGATCGGCGTGGTCACCCGCCCCTTCGCCTTCGAGGGCCGGCGCCGCGCCACCTCCGCCGAGGACGGCATCGCCACCCTGCGCGAAGAGGTCGACACCCTCATCGTGATCCCCAACGACAAGCTGCTGTCTATCTCGGACCGCAGCGTGAGCATGCTCGACGCCTTCAAGCAGGCCGATCAGGTGCTGCTGCAGGGCGTCTCGGGCATCACCGACCTGATCACCACCCCAGGACTGATCAACCTGGACTTCGCCGACGTCAAGTCGGTGATGTCCAACGCCGGGTCGGCACTGATGGGCATCGGCTCCGCACGCGGCGACAACCGGGCCGTCGAGGCCGCCGAGCTGGCCGTGTCGAGCCCGCTGCTCGAGGAGTCGATCGACGGGGCGCAGGGCGTGCTGCTGTCGATCGCGGGAGGGTCCGACCTCGGGTTGTTCGAGATCAACGAGGCTGCGGCGATGGTGCAGGAGGCGGTGCACGCGGACGCCAACATCATCTTCGGCGCCACCATCGACGACGCTCTCGGTGACGAGGTCCGGGTGACCGTGATCGCCGCCGGCTTCGAGGGCGGTCGGCCCAAGCGCCGCGACGGGGCCAGCGGGCTGCAACGCACCCCGGCCGCCCAGGCCAAGCCGCAGAGCCAGGAGGAGACCCGGGCGGCAGCCAGGGCGGTGGCGGAGCAGCGCAGCGCGCCGGAGGCCCAGCGCCCGGGGCCGCAGCAGCCGGCAGCGCAACCCGCGCCCGAGCGTGAGCCGGTCCCGGTCGGCGCGTCGGCGCCGGCAGGGTCGCGACCGCAGCCGTCCTCGAACGGGCCGAAGTTCGACGACGACCTGGACGTGCCCGATTTCTTGAAGTAG
- a CDS encoding polyphenol oxidase family protein has product MYFWRDTDGPVDLAFTDRYGGASGVPFDSLNLALDGEDEPAVRARNLARVLGDFAPGAVLADLHQVHGRDVVVVGPQDAPWSQGPPDADGLASAEREVVLMVRAADCVPVLLADATAGVVGAAHAGRPGLVAGVVPATVTRMRALGARDISAWVGPHVCGACYEVPAAMQRQVAAVVPESRSTTSWGTPALDIGAGVGAQFRTAGVVVHDVSRCTRESADLYSFRRDGVRAGRHAGLVRIRR; this is encoded by the coding sequence ATGTACTTCTGGCGTGACACCGATGGCCCCGTCGACCTGGCCTTCACCGACAGGTACGGCGGGGCCAGCGGCGTCCCCTTCGACAGCCTCAACCTCGCCCTGGACGGTGAGGATGAGCCCGCCGTGCGTGCCCGCAACCTGGCGCGCGTGCTCGGCGACTTCGCACCGGGCGCGGTGCTGGCCGACCTGCACCAGGTGCATGGCCGCGACGTCGTGGTCGTGGGGCCACAGGACGCGCCGTGGTCGCAGGGACCGCCGGACGCGGACGGCCTGGCCTCGGCCGAGCGGGAGGTGGTGCTGATGGTCCGGGCAGCCGACTGCGTGCCGGTGCTGCTGGCCGACGCCACCGCAGGCGTCGTGGGGGCGGCGCACGCCGGCCGTCCGGGACTGGTCGCTGGAGTGGTCCCTGCCACCGTGACGCGGATGCGCGCGCTCGGCGCGCGCGACATCAGCGCCTGGGTGGGCCCGCACGTGTGCGGCGCCTGCTACGAGGTCCCGGCCGCGATGCAACGGCAGGTGGCTGCCGTCGTACCCGAGTCGCGGTCGACGACCAGCTGGGGGACCCCTGCACTGGACATCGGCGCGGGCGTGGGTGCTCAGTTCCGCACCGCCGGTGTGGTCGTGCACGACGTGTCCCGGTGCACCCGCGAGTCGGCCGATCTCTACTCGTTCCGCCGTGACGGCGTCCGCGCCGGGCGGCACGCCGGCCTGGTCAGGATCCGTCGATGA
- a CDS encoding YggS family pyridoxal phosphate-dependent enzyme yields MSAADARRDELSGNLAAVRRRIADACGQAGRDPGEITLVVVTKFFPASDVRLLAELDVRHLGENRHQEAEPKAAACADLTDLVWHFIGGLQSNKAAAVARYADVVESVDRVKLVRPLARGAQERGHPLDVLLQVSLDPPDAGNRNGVDPREVAGLAEAVLATDELRLRGVMAVAPLGQPPVPAFERLAQIAASVRALAPGADRISAGMSSDLEEAVKCGATHVRIGSAILGNRPPIK; encoded by the coding sequence ATGAGTGCCGCGGACGCTCGTCGCGACGAGCTGTCCGGCAACCTGGCCGCCGTACGTCGCCGGATCGCCGACGCCTGTGGGCAGGCGGGTCGCGACCCGGGCGAGATCACCCTCGTGGTGGTGACGAAGTTCTTCCCGGCCTCCGACGTACGTCTCCTCGCGGAGCTCGACGTGCGGCACCTGGGGGAGAACCGGCATCAGGAGGCGGAGCCCAAGGCCGCCGCGTGTGCGGATCTCACCGACCTCGTGTGGCACTTCATCGGCGGCCTGCAGTCCAACAAGGCGGCGGCGGTCGCCCGCTACGCGGACGTCGTCGAGAGCGTGGACCGGGTCAAGCTGGTGCGGCCGTTGGCTCGCGGGGCGCAGGAGCGCGGACACCCGCTCGACGTACTGCTCCAGGTCAGTCTCGACCCGCCCGATGCCGGAAATCGCAACGGCGTGGACCCGCGCGAGGTGGCCGGGCTCGCCGAGGCCGTCCTGGCGACCGACGAGCTGCGGCTGCGGGGAGTGATGGCCGTGGCTCCGCTCGGTCAGCCGCCGGTGCCCGCGTTCGAGCGGCTCGCGCAGATCGCGGCATCGGTGCGTGCCCTGGCACCGGGTGCGGATCGGATCTCGGCAGGGATGAGCAGCGACCTGGAGGAGGCGGTGAAATGCGGCGCGACACACGTGCGGATTGGCTCCGCGATCCTCGGGAACAGACCGCCGATCAAGTAG
- a CDS encoding cell division protein SepF, with product MSGAMRKMGVYLGLLEDAEGQYTDMDYDEPTQATPREQPVAAATGRVANLSERRRQPAARPTAAPAAATAPMTRITTLHPRTYNEARVIGENYRDGIPVIMNLSEMSDVEAKRLVDFAAGLVFSVRGTIERVTNKVFLLSPPNVTVAAEEKQRLAEGGFFNQS from the coding sequence ATGAGCGGCGCGATGCGGAAGATGGGCGTGTACCTCGGTCTGCTCGAGGACGCCGAGGGCCAGTACACCGACATGGACTACGACGAGCCCACCCAGGCCACCCCGAGGGAACAGCCGGTGGCCGCCGCGACCGGGCGGGTCGCGAACCTCAGCGAGCGCCGTCGCCAGCCCGCCGCGCGACCGACCGCTGCGCCTGCGGCGGCGACTGCGCCGATGACACGGATCACCACCTTGCACCCGCGGACCTACAACGAGGCGCGCGTGATCGGCGAGAACTACCGTGACGGCATCCCGGTGATCATGAACCTCTCCGAGATGAGCGACGTCGAGGCCAAGCGGCTGGTCGACTTCGCGGCCGGACTGGTGTTCTCGGTGCGGGGCACCATCGAGCGGGTCACCAACAAGGTGTTCCTCCTCTCCCCGCCCAACGTCACAGTGGCGGCGGAGGAGAAGCAGCGCCTCGCCGAGGGTGGCTTCTTCAACCAGAGCTGA
- a CDS encoding YggT family protein, which translates to MYSLGLAIELVLYLFILFLLGRLVADWIQMFAREWTPRGPLLVVLEVVYTVTDPPIKALRRILPPLRLGGMLIDLSFFVVLLIAYLLRVLNRSLLL; encoded by the coding sequence ATGTACTCCTTGGGGCTGGCCATCGAGCTGGTCCTCTACCTCTTCATCCTCTTCCTGCTCGGCCGGCTGGTCGCCGACTGGATCCAGATGTTCGCCCGCGAATGGACCCCGCGCGGGCCGTTGTTGGTCGTCCTCGAGGTCGTGTACACCGTGACCGATCCGCCGATCAAGGCGTTGCGCAGGATCCTGCCTCCGCTGCGGCTGGGCGGCATGCTGATCGACCTGAGCTTCTTCGTTGTGCTGCTGATCGCCTACCTGCTGCGGGTGCTGAACCGGTCATTACTGCTGTGA
- a CDS encoding DivIVA domain-containing protein codes for MPLTPEDVSNKRFTPVRLREGYDMGEVDQFLDEVETELERLLKENDDLRSKLSVAQKGGGSVAESAPAAVKAPEPEPTPAPAAPLAAAPVAAAAPQEIKVTTVAEASSAAAKLLEIATRNADELVNGAKDEADQIVGAARTKAERLETEIKSKADRMESDARSRAQMLDSETEAKRRELFGQLEKDKVRLDGEIETLRAFEREYRSRLKSYFSQQLAALDGNGEGGELPTATEHAPKRLKSILGEEEAGSTGSAGSAN; via the coding sequence ATGCCGCTGACGCCTGAGGACGTGAGCAACAAGCGCTTTACGCCGGTGCGCCTGCGCGAGGGCTATGACATGGGCGAGGTGGATCAGTTCCTCGACGAGGTCGAGACCGAGCTGGAGCGCCTGCTGAAGGAGAACGACGACCTTCGCAGCAAGCTCTCCGTCGCGCAGAAGGGCGGCGGCAGCGTCGCCGAGTCCGCGCCCGCCGCGGTCAAGGCTCCCGAGCCGGAGCCCACGCCAGCGCCGGCGGCTCCGCTCGCCGCTGCGCCGGTCGCTGCTGCGGCCCCCCAGGAGATCAAGGTCACCACCGTCGCCGAGGCCTCGTCGGCGGCCGCGAAGCTGCTGGAGATCGCCACCCGCAACGCCGACGAGCTCGTCAACGGCGCCAAGGACGAGGCCGACCAGATCGTCGGTGCGGCGCGCACCAAGGCCGAGCGGCTCGAGACCGAGATCAAGAGCAAGGCCGATCGGATGGAGTCCGACGCACGCAGCCGTGCGCAGATGCTCGACTCCGAGACCGAGGCCAAGCGGCGCGAGCTGTTCGGCCAGCTGGAGAAGGACAAGGTTCGCCTCGACGGCGAGATCGAGACGCTGCGTGCCTTCGAGCGGGAGTACCGCAGCCGCCTGAAGAGCTACTTCAGCCAGCAGCTCGCCGCGCTCGACGGCAACGGCGAGGGCGGCGAACTGCCGACCGCCACCGAGCACGCGCCCAAGCGGCTGAAGTCGATCCTGGGCGAGGAAGAGGCCGGCTCCACCGGGTCGGCCGGGTCAGCCAACTGA